One genomic segment of Komagataella phaffii GS115 chromosome 4, complete sequence includes these proteins:
- a CDS encoding Positive regulator of the Gcn2p kinase activity, forms a complex with Gcn20p, translating into MTELVSSLSWDQLSGSLDENLSASSTRVRISTLKRLTQLLPSDIPQEDIAIIFSKLLNSYYYYQDSKSRNAVVDSLRTILSTNPDYYLPIFTQFVFNIVRNEKISIALTDLLTLLDWSNTLLVFISQFPDVFAQYHVVILRCIANTFEMISRDTEESSILPLNKSSRHKRRILDSSVTQLKTSFAQSFSASPVDSYRYLDSLISVLISDKTFSPTSVLLCIGLITESATQLLPTHPAVYENLKNNKPEIITYLTSQVFASKTPISPSTLLFFKSFFHEFVGVEDLTNDILPSFEKAILKSSENTLGHIAPLLFSNVQDSVNLIAYLSKNKLLSQLITNLKSSKEIVRTGSLSTFKVVLSKHSGSAESSPDLLVVVNELFKGLKSVSSADLKETFASLIYSVPDDSEVVTTAILENLSTVIFKDQNEVSLTALLLAFFKHLFAALNRGLNVKKYADVEKGFSEKKLNLRRCWFTALGWTMININKNTVSSQLVAFIEENLPLLVNTTKETIDTALASIAAKAIESAYVVIALPSIVKDWKNSESLIKSLENFGLAKLALTEASEKKPSVLLSSRIYSKFTTTSENYWFLKALVSVLSFIDEETSRPYGHAWLYLTCSALVPNEIHIQAVEIINTIYKSSPKLFAKVVIQAIDDVLESDLKDDDPLKLNISKASALVNSIILPVDTLSHEDLQINCYNTLILSYHERIKIKNGWVGLTQRASLDPGLIVDKHAEIIVERLLNSLLSNINRGDNASAKMMVVAISRSISTISFISPSKATPLLVQFIQESVNPLLLENLDSQRLEIWNSPEGELVVDVLSQSKSKIEDRNTKDYETRKWEESVKAELAKKKTASKKLSKEEQAIVSEQLRVESQIRKEVQALYTKISSGLTVISNLSAIATTVDNGKDLWLPVAVQSILSILKTEEVYILLGSQPVDTFLELSSVVSDRLGATKTAAALALLRSYKIKLEDDYLKEDLAQLVSRVLFKIKFVSIQSPLDISSLMFIIPLLAKVLENGSTVAIKNSQKVISQANFEFVEEDTEEEQLLLAIELISIHSELFEDELIPRSSILEVLLSLLSVPSKRKTARSCLLSLVQHIALNISDSDLKILLKGCLSPLSFVRGTILECFDSEFDLSPQKYLPEIWICTFDNDPNNVELASTIWDENDFELTEDSPLSLLPYLGNEDAGIRLSVAKSIAAATSNFCDSNPHVVNTVVEKLIELYEIKLQPPAPKLDEYGLPIRTSKVQKDTWEERSGVALSLTQLTPVITDSKLISHLFEFLTKGGALADKEPVVGEELLDAGVQIIQMHGFENIETLAPIFEEVLAEKVDKTSKAQGKTKESTTILYGALARHLTAADPRLDQIVQRLLDTLDTPVQQVQRAVSQCLAPLVPLFDTKLSGYIDALLTKLFDAPNLAERKGAAYGIAGLVKGKGVCALADYDILRTLVDAAEDKKDWKRRQGVSLAFECLSQALGKFFEPYVIEVLPIILKNLGDSQTEVREATDAATKVIMKNTTSFGVKKLIPLAIENLDEIAWRSKKGSVELLGAMAYLDPAQLSASLSIIVPEIVGVLNDSHKEVRKAADQALRRFGEVIRNPEIQKLVPTLLKAIGDPTKYTEEALDSLIKTQFVHYIDGPSLALIIHIISRGMKGRSGATKRKACQIVGNMSILVDSSDLLPYLQTLISELESAMVDPVPTTRATAARALGSLVEKLGEECFPDLIPRLMNTLQDPTKAGDRLGSAQALAEVINGLGIGKLDEILPEILQKSMDSREHIRAGFIPLLLFLPVCFGNQFAPYLGSVIPAILNGLADDNEEIQETSLRAGRLIIKNYSNKAVDLLLPELERGMSDISYRIRLSSVQLTGDLLFQVTGISGKTEINDDQVELTKQVNRNLVANLGQERRDRVLAALFICRSDTSAAVRNASVDIWKSLVSHTPRTIKEILPVLTGIIVKHIASSEEVQRKIAAQTLGETVKRVGGNALAQLLPTLEDSLVSGDTGMKQGICIALYELIESSSKDTIEEFKDVFVRIIRSALMDANPLVRQAAAQAFDVLQESIGKRAVDEVVPHLLRMLESDDDSEDALVALKEIMSTKSEVVFPILLPTLLSEPMDTFKANALGSLAEVAGATLYNRLSVILNALINGLMDDSIDPETKKSIETAFDRVLASVNSESGLHPLMQHLLSLVKNGDKLKRVLVFGRLPAFFKSTTLDYSVYTEDIVVYGIHMLDNEDDELVKDAWTTLHEIVKHQSKESLQNLVKPAQRALSTTGVKGQLLKAFALPKGPSCILPIFSQGLMYGSPEQRELSALAIGDISEKTPAKELKSFVTVMVGPLIRVVGERFSSDVKAAILYALNVLLAKIPQFLKPFIPQLQRTFVKSLSDVSNETLRTRAALALGTLIEFQPRIDPLVSELVTNAKSAKDDGVVTAMLKALLEVVSKAGNKISTASKDLVMKLVEEELSAANNKLAVTYACLVGSLSKILSNEEASSIIQSKILSNVQAWNSGNVEITHDEESLKFAVLTLNAFLKDSPWTIFETGYIQKVVPVAILLSNHPSPYISDNGTMALGKLLLLLDETREGYSTFEIPPAELREIVAQLCTLSTNPPSHSPDTRRLALVVIRTASRHKHEQVIVPNLDLLIPSIFKCVRDPIIPIKLAAEKAFLEVLRLVQDPEMTLMHSWAEKAKEESDVSAVSPQQIRSVTEYTRRVGSRLASVERDRLEAGGDAETMFSDRFEDESEIWAVGGVSLQNDSVL; encoded by the coding sequence ATGACAGAACTTGTTTCTTCACTTTCCTGGGACCAATTGAGTGGCTCTTTGGACGAAAATCTCTCTGCATCCTCCACCAGAGTGAGAATTAGCACTCTGAAGAGGCTCACTCAATTACTCCCCAGCGACATCCCTCAAGAGGATATTGCCATCATATTTTCGAAGCTGCTGAACAGCTATTATTACTATCAAGATTCGAAATCTAGAAATGCCGTCGTTGACAGTTTGAGGACCATTTTAAGCACCAACCCCGATTATTATCTGCCCATTTTTACGCAGTTCGTATTCAACATTGTGCGAAATGAGAAAATATCCATAGCTTTGACTGATCTTCTGACGCTATTGGACTGGTCAAATACGCTTTTGGTGTTTATAAGCCAGTTTCCCGATGTTTTTGCCCAGTATCATGTCGTAATTCTTCGCTGTATTGCCAATACCTTTGAGATGATCTCAAGAGATACTGAGGAATCTTCAATATTACCACTGAACAAATCTTCACGTCACAAGAGGAGGATATTGGATTCTTCTGTTACTCAGTTGAAGACTTCTTTTGCACAGTCATTTTCAGCAAGTCCTGTTGACTCGTACCGGTATTTGGACTCTCTCATTTCCGTTCTAATATCTGACAAGACATTTTCCCCCACCAGCGTTTTGCTATGTATTGGGCTGATCACAGAATCTGCTACTCAATTACTACCCACTCATCCTGCTGTGTAtgagaatttgaaaaataacaAGCCAGAAATTATCACGTACCTTACAAGTCAGGTGTTTGCatcaaagactccaatTTCACCCTCCACAttattatttttcaagtcaTTTTTTCATGAGTTTGTTGGCGTGGAAGATCTTACAAATGACATTCTCCcctcttttgaaaaggcCATCCTTAAATCTTCAGAGAACACGTTGGGCCATATTGCTCCTCTGTTGTTTTCCAACGTTCAAGATTCCGTCAACCTGATAGCTTATCTCTCTAAGAACAAGTTGCTATCCCAACTAATCACCAACTTAAAAtcatccaaagaaattgttCGTACCGGATCTCTATCCACTTTTAAAGTGGTCTTATCTAAACACTCTGGATCTGCGGAATCTTCCCCAGATCTGCTCGTTGTAGTTAACGAATTATTCAAGGGGCTAAAGTCAGTATCCTCTGCCGATCTTAAGGAGACGTTCGCTTCCCTAATTTATTCTGTACCCGACGATTCAGAGGTTGTCACCACTGCTATATTAGAAAACTTGTCGACagttattttcaaagaccaGAATGAGGTTTCGTTAACGGCTCTTCTGTTGGCCTTTTTCAAGCATCTTTTTGCTGCCTTGAACCGTGGATTAAATGTCAAAAAGTACGCCGACGTTGAGAAAGGATTCTCCGAAAAGAAACTTAACTTGCGACGATGTTGGTTTACTGCTTTGGGTTGGACCATgatcaacatcaacaaaaacaCCGTTTCGTCTCAGTTGGTTGCgtttattgaagaaaatctaCCATTATTAGTGAACACGACAAAGGAGACGATCGATACGGCGCTAGCCAGCATTGCAGCTAAAGCAATCGAATCTGCATATGTTGTAATTGCATTGCCATCGATTGTGAAAGACTGGAAAAATTCTGAATCGTTGATAAAGTCTCTGGAGAACTTTGGATTGGCTAAATTGGCCCTCACTGAGGCATCAGAGAAAAAGCCTTCTGTGTTGCTGAGTTCAAGAATCTACTCCAAATTTACCACCACTTCTGAAAACTATtggtttttgaaagctctAGTTTCCGTACTATCCtttattgatgaagaaacGAGCAGACCATATGGTCATGCCTGGTTATATTTGACATGTTCTGCATTGGTGCCTAACGAAATTCACATTCAAGCTGTTGAAATAATCAATACCATTTACAAATCTAGTCCCAAATTATTCGCCAAGGTTGTTATTCAAGCTATTGATGATGTTCTCGAGTCAGATCTCAAAGATGACGATCCactgaaattgaacatttccaaagcaTCAGCTCTTGTCAATTCTATAATACTTCCAGTTGATACTCTTTCCCATGAAGACCTACAAATCAACTGTTATAATactttgattctttcttaTCATGAGAGGATCAAAATTAAGAATGGTTGGGTTGGGCTAACACAGCGAGCTTCTCTAGATCCTGGATTGATTGTTGACAAACATGCAGAAATTATTGTGGAAAGACTGCTAAACTCTTTATTGTCTAACATCAATAGAGGTGACAATGCTAGCGCCAAAATGATGGTTGTAGCCATATCCAGGTCAATTTCCACAATTTCGTTTATATCTCCTTCCAAGGCAACCCCACTTCTTGTGCAGTTCATCCAAGAAAGCGTGAACCCTCTACTATTGGAAAATCTTGATTCCCAAAGGTTAGAGATCTGGAATTCACCTGAAGGCGAACTAGTTGTTGATGTCTTGTCCCAGTCCAAGtcaaagattgaagatCGAAATACTAAAGACTACGAGACCCGAAAATGGGAAGAAAGTGTCAAAGCTGAACTtgccaagaagaagacagCATCCAAAAAACTGtcaaaagaagagcaagCAATTGTTTCAGAGCAACTACGCGTCGAGTCGCAGATTCGTAAGGAGGTTCAAGCCCTTTACACTAAGATATCATCGGGTTTGACAGTAATTAGTAACTTGAGTGCAATCGCAACTACTGTTGATAATGGAAAAGATCTTTGGCTCCCTGTTGCAGTTCAAAGTATTTTAAGCATACTAAAAACTGAAGAGGTGTACATTCTTTTGGGAAGCCAACCTGTCGACACGTTCTTGGAACTTTCCAGTGTTGTATCCGATAGATTGGGAGCAACTAAAACGGCTGCAGCCCTTGCTTTATTGAGAAGTTATAagatcaaacttgaagacGATTACTTAAAGGAAGACTTGGCTCAACTAGTTTCAAGAGTGTTATTTAAGATCAAGTTTGTCTCTATCCAATCTCCTCTGGATATTTCGTCACTGATGTTTATTATTCCTCTGTTAGCCAAAGTGCTGGAGAACGGGAGTACTGTTGCTATCAAAAACTCTCAAAAAGTTATTTCTCAAGCGAactttgaatttgttgaagaagatactgaagaagaacagcTATTATTGGCTATTGAGCTAATATCCATCCATAGTGagctttttgaagatgaattgATCCCTAGAAGCTCAATattggaagttttgttgTCCCTCCTTTCTGTCCCATCTAAACGCAAGACTGCCAGGAGCTGTCTCTTGTCTCTAGTACAACACATTGCACTCAACATATCCGATTCAGACCTGAAAATCCTGTTGAAGGGTTGTTTATCTCCTCTGTCATTTGTCCGTGGAACGATTTTGGAATGTTTCGATTCAGAGTTTGATTTGAGTCCTCAAAAGTATCTACCAGAGATTTGGATCTGTACGTTTGACAATGATCCCAATAATGTGGAATTGGCATCGACCATTTGGGATGAAAatgactttgaattgaCTGAAGATTCACCGCTGTCTTTGCTCCCATATCTTGGCAACGAGGATGCAGGAATAAGACTCTCTGTAGCCAAATCTATCGCTGCTGCTACTAGTAACTTTTGCGATTCTAATCCTCATGTTGTGAATACTGTCGTTGAAAAACTTATTGAGCTATACGAAATAAAATTGCAACCTCCCGCTCCCAAATTGGATGAATATGGTCTCCCAATAAGGACCTCTaaggttcaaaaagataCATGGGAGGAAAGAAGTGGTGTCGCTTTATCCTTAACTCAACTGACACCCGTCATTACTGATTCTAAATTAATATCACATCTATTTGAGTTTTTAACAAAGGGAGGCGCTTTAGCCGATAAGGAGCCCGTAGTCGGTGAAGAGTTATTAGATGCCGGTGTGCAAATTATTCAAATGCATGGATTCGAAAATATCGAAACGTTGGCCCCCATCTTTGAAGAGGTATTAGCTGAAAAAGTGGACAAAACAAGTAAAGCTCAAGGAAAAACCAAGGAAAGTACCACCATTCTTTATGGTGCCCTTGCTCGTCACTTGACGGCTGCTGACCCTAGATTGGACCAAATTGTTCAACGACTACTGGACACATTAGACACCCCAGTGCAGCAGGTTCAAAGGGCTGTATCTCAATGTTTGGCTCCGTTAGTTCCTTTATTTGATACAAAATTAAGTGGTTACATTGATGCATTATTGaccaaactttttgatGCTCCCAACCTGgcagaaagaaaaggtGCTGCTTATGGAATTGCTGGTCTAGTTAAGGGTAAAGGAGTTTGTGCTTTAGCAGACTATGATATATTACGAACCTTAGTTGATGCAGCTGAGGATAAGAAGGACTGGAAACGCCGACAGGGAGTCTCTTTGGCCTTTGAATGTCTCTCCCAAGCATTGggaaaattctttgaacCCTATGTTATTGAAGTTCTACCAATCATCCTTAAAAACCTGGGAGACTCTCAAACAGAAGTTAGAGAGGCCACGGATGCAGCCACTAAAGTTATCATGAAAAATACTACTAGTTTTGGTGTGAAGAAGCTGATTCCCTTAGCTATCGAAAACTTGGATGAAATTGCTTGGAGATCCAAGAAAGGCTCCGTTGAATTACTTGGTGCTATGGCCTATTTAGACCCAGCCCAATTGTCTGCGTCCTTATCGATCATTGTACCTGAGATTGTTGGTGTTCTAAATGACTCACATAAAGAAGTCCGCAAGGCTGCTGATCAAGCCTTAAGAAGGTTCGGTGAGGTTATTCGTAATCCCgagattcaaaaattggTTCCAACCTTGTTGAAGGCAATTGGAGATCCAACTAAGTACACTGAGGAAGCATTGGATTCGTTGATCAAAACTCAGTTTGTTCACTACATTGATGGCCCTTCTTTAGCACTAATTATCCATATTATCTCTAGAGGTATGAAGGGAAGATCCGGTGCTACCAAGAGAAAGGCTTGTCAAATCGTTGGTAACATGTCTATTTTGGTCGATTCTTCCGACTTGCTCCCTTATTTGCAAACTCTGATTTCCGAATTAGAATCGGCTATGGTGGACCCTGTGCCTACAACAAGAGCTACAGCTGCTCGTGCTCTAGGCTCCTTGGTAGAGAAGTTAGGGGAAGAATGTTTCCCAGATTTGATTCCTCGTCTAATGAATACCCTACAAGATCCAACCAAAGCAGGGGATCGTTTAGGTTCTGCTCAAGCTTTGGCCGAGGTCATCAACGGTCTCGGTATTGGAAAATTGGACGAAATTCTTCCCGAGATTTTGCAGAAATCAATGGACAGCAGGGAACACATTCGTGCTGGCTTTATTCCATTGCTTCTCTTCTTGCCCGTTTGTTTTGGCAACCAGTTTGCCCCTTATTTAGGTAGTGTGATTCCAGCAATTCTGAATGGATTGGCTGACGATAATGAGGAGATTCAGGAAACGTCGTTGAGGGCGGGTCGTCTGATTATCAAGAATTATTCCAACAAGGCAGTCGATCTGTTGTTGCCCGAATTGGAACGTGGGATGTCAGACATCAGTTACCGCATCCGTCTCTCCTCGGTTCAACTTACTGGCGATCTACTGTTCCAAGTTACGGGTATTTCAGGAAAGACTGAGATCAATGATGACCAGGTAGAGTTAACCAAACAGGTTAACCGTAACTTGGTAGCCAACTTGGGTCAAGAACGTCGTGATAGAGTGCTGGCTGCATTGTTTATATGCCGATCCGATACATCAGCTGCTGTCCGTAACGCATCCGTTGACATTTGGAAGTCATTAGTGAGCCACACTCCACGGACAATTAAGGAAATTCTGCCAGTATTGACTGGTATCATTGTTAAACACATTGCCAGCTCTGaggaagttcaaagaaagattgCAGCACAAACCCTGGGAGAGACTGTTAAGAGAGTTGGAGGAAATGCTCTTGCTCAGCTTCTGCCCACATTGGAAGACTCTTTGGTATCTGGGGATACTGGCATGAAACAGGGAATTTGTATCGCTCTCTATGAGCTGATCGAATCAAGTTCTAAGGATACTATTGAGGAGTTCAAAGATGTTTTCGTTCGTATTATCAGGTCGGCATTGATGGATGCAAATCCACTAGTGCGTCAAGCTGCTGCTCAAGCATTTGATGTTCTACAGGAATCCATCGGAAAACGTGCAGTGGACGAGGTGGTGCCCCACTTATTGAGAATGTTAGAGTCTGATGATGACTCGGAAGACGCGTTGgttgctttgaaagagatcaTGTCCACTAAATCGGAGGTCGTATTCCCCATTTTACTTCCAACTCTATTGAGTGAACCCATGGACACTTTCAAAGCAAATGCCCTGGGATCCTTAGCTGAGGTCGCTGGTGCTACTCTTTACAACAGACTCTCCGTCATTTTAAATGCGTTAATAAATGGTCTTATGGACGACTCCATCGATCCTGAAACCAAAAAGAGTATTGAAACTGCTTTCGACCGTGTGCTGGCTTCCGTCAATTCTGAAAGTGGTTTACATCCATTGATGCAACACTTGCTGTCATTAGTCAAAAATGGGGATAAACTCAAACGTGTTTTGGTATTTGGAAGACTACCTgcattcttcaaatccacCACGCTAGATTACTCTGTTTATACTGAGGATATTGTCGTTTACGGAATTCATATGCTAGACAATGAGGACGACGAATTGGTAAAGGATGCTTGGACCACTTTGCACGAAATTGTCAAGCATCAAAGCAAGGAATCTCTGCAAAACTTGGTGAAACCTGCACAGCGTGCTTTATCAACAACTGGAGTTAAAGGCCAATTGTTGAAGGCATTCGCATTGCCTAAGGGACCAAGTTGTATACTTCCAATTTTTTCGCAAGGTTTAATGTATGGATCGCCAGAACAGAGAGAGTTATCTGCTTTGGCTATTGGAGATATATCTGAAAAGACTCCAGCAAAGGAACTTAAATCATTTGTCACAGTAATGGTGGGACCTTTAATTCGTGTTGTTGGAGAAAGGTTTTCTAGTGACGTCAAGGCCGCAATTTTGTATGCTTTGAATGTCCTATTAGCCAAGATTCCTCAGTTCTTAAAACCGTTTATTCCccaattgcaaagaacCTTCGTCAAGTCTTTGTCTGACGTTTCAAATGAAACGTTGCGTACTAGAGCGGCGCTGGCTTTAGGAACTTTAATAGAGTTTCAACCAAGGATTGACCCCTTAGTTTCTGAGTTAGTCACTAACGCAAAGAGTGCCAAAGACGATGGAGTTGTTACTGCTATGCTGAAAGCTTTGTTGGAAGTTGTGAGCAAAGCAGGGAATAAGATCAGTACCGCTTCTAAGGATTTGGTTATGAAATTggtggaagaagagttgTCTGCTGCTAACAACAAGCTGGCTGTTACATATGCATGTCTCGTGGGGTCGCTTTCGAAGATTTTATCTAATGAAGAGGCATCTAGCATTATCCAGtcgaagattttgagtAATGTTCAGGCTTGGAACTCAGGAAATGTTGAGATTACTCACGATGAAGAATCTTTAAAGTTTGCAGTCTTGACTTTGAATGCCTTCCTCAAAGACTCACCTTGGACTATTTTTGAAACGGGTTATATCCAGAAGGTGGTTCCAGTGGCAATCTTgctttcaaatcatccGTCGCCCTATATCAGTGACAATGGTACTATGGCTTTGGGAAAATTGCTTTTACTTTTGGATGAGACCCGTGAGGGATACAGTACGTTTGAGATTCCACCAGCTGAACTCAGAGAAATAGTTGCACAGCTATGCACACTATCAACTAATCCACCTTCACATTCCCCTGACACAAGGAGGTTGGCTTTAGTGGTGATTCGAACAGCATCACGTCACAAGCATGAACAAGTTATCGTTCCGAACTTGGACTTACTAATACCATCAATTTTCAAGTGTGTGAGAGATCCAATCATTCCCATCAAGTTAGCTGCGGAGAAggcatttttggaagtACTCCGTCTAGTTCAGGATCCTGAGATGACACTGATGCATAGTTGGGCTGAAAAAgccaaagaggaaagtGATGTATCCGCAGTTTCACCACAGCAGATCAGATCTGTTACTGAATACACTAGAAGGGTTGGCTCTCGTCTTGCTTCGGTGGAAAGAGACCGTTTAGAGGCTGGAGGGGATGCTGAAACAATGTTCAGTGATCGATTCGAAGATGAGTCAGAGATTTGGGCTGTGGGAGGTGTGAGTCTACAAAATGATTCTGTTCTATAG
- a CDS encoding Member of the CCCH zinc finger family — MTWGQTLSVQEPLFAPTPLHFKKSRQDSLNSDFSYPVSLSPSSSTSSISEDFLPIDKDMLNLIPDLWSGETDDPLVSTQKTQNPPQLCTATSTWQQRPSSWYSHTPSQTQLASFNTTPLTEENLFLLSDSTIRQPQVVHVEQKELERGPQQPLSNTQSHSHTSQTKSVDSNPTLNTGLYKTELCDQFNQKGHCPYGTKCQFAHGTHELKSVKRPSNWKTKPCANWTKFGKCRYGKRCCFKHGDD; from the coding sequence ATGACCTGGGGACAAACTCTATCTGTGCAAGAGCCACTCTTTGCACCAACTCCTCTccatttcaagaaatcccGACAGGACAGTCTCAACTCAGATTTTTCGTACCCAGTTTCATTATCCCCTTCGTCGTCAACATCGTCCATTTCTGAAGATTTCCTCCCTATTGATAAAGACATGTTGAATCTGATCCCAGATCTGTGGTCTGGTGAGACAGACGATCCTTTAGTCTCCACGCAGAAGACACAGAATCCGCCCCAGTTATGCACCGCCACCTCTACGTGGCAACAGAGACCCTCCTCGTGGTACAGCCACACCCCATCACAGACACAGCTTGCATCTTTTAATACGACCCCGTTAACCGAAGAAAACTTATTTCTGCTCTCAGACTCTACTATTCGACAGCCACAGGTGGTGCATGTTGAGcagaaagagttggaaCGAGGACCACAACAACCGCTTTCAAACACACAGTCTCACTCCCACACCTCACAAACAAAATCAGTGGATTCTAATCCCACTCTGAATACAGGGCTCTACAAGACAGAACTTTGCGACCAGTTTAATCAAAAGGGCCACTGTCCATATGGGACAAAGTGTCAATTTGCTCACGGGACTCACGAACTGAAGTCCGTGAAGAGACCTTCCAACTGGAAGACGAAACCTTGTGCCAACTGGACCAAGTTCGGCAAATGCCGCTACGGTAAAAGATGCTGCTTCAAACACGGAGATGATTAA
- a CDS encoding Transcriptional activator that enhances pseudohyphal growth: MNNKLPKSGASSTNYSSKPFNLKSILHEEDNDSNIGPSALQGKGKSSQGSSLSGIDSPTSATSQSTYQAQDISQSSTSTVKQVSQFEERIQPGHAMGSHLNSPPNTTAKETSDQNTNLPSGESSPSSTAGADIDDIIKSNNLITSVQWDEENTVVYQYVVQKIPLSRRADNDYVNATKLLNLTGMRRGRRDGILKLEKQRQVVKTGTIDLKGVWVPLKRAIKLAKAEQVFQKARLIFVTNIADYYHTQIDSLGLNEEQKRLVLARLRRKTKTKESSTKTLQTYQLPWFSPAQPTFVTSHQTPVVHLTGSTIPSHGQRQDFYQYGQYSSPYGLGVRADNVGAGIAPSYTSHVSNPPLSGLPQHSLVPLPLPKHSLGSPSMVPPITPQSAATNSAPQQPFQVNPFVAHHGRPPFSTTNSPSQLPTILTPRMESSSMSSASSNEIPSPYHSYSHGQQPQDKNKNYDQHHSSYP, from the coding sequence ATGAATAACaagcttccaaaatctGGAGCGTCGTCCACCAATTACAGCTCTAAGCCGTTTAACTTGAAAAGCATCTTACACGAAGAGGACAATGACTCGAATATCGGACCTTCTGCCTTGCAAGGCAAGGGAAAGAGTTCACAGGGATCATCACTGTCAGGAATTGACTCACCTACGTCTGCTACTTCTCAATCAACCTATCAGGCGCAAGATATCTCACAGAGTTCAACATCAACTGTCAAACAGGTTTCCCAGTTCGAAGAACGTATCCAGCCTGGCCATGCAATGGGAAGCCATTTGAATAGTCCACCAAACACTACAGCAAAGGAGACATCCGACCAAAACACCAACCTTCCTTCGGGTGAATCTTCACCCTCATCAACCGCGGGAGCTGATATcgatgatatcatcaaatCTAACAACTTGATCACTTCCGTACAATGGGATGAAGAGAACACAGTCGTTTACCAGTATGTTGTCCAAAAAATACCTCTATCAAGGCGGGCTGATAATGATTACGTCAATGCTACAAAACTATTGAATCTCACTGGAATGCGAAGAGGTAGACGAGACGGTATTCTTAAACTCGAGAAGCAGCGGCAAGTGGTCAAGACTGGTACGATAGATCTCAAAGGCGTTTGGGTTCCGCTTAAGAGAGCGATCAAGCTTGCCAAGGCGGAACAGGTTTTCCAGAAAGCACGGTTGATATTCGTCACCAATATTGCTGATTATTACCACACTCAAATAGACTCATTGGGGTTGAATGAGGAACAGAAAAGGTTGGTTCTAGCACGTTTACGTCGCAAAacgaaaacaaaagaatcTTCTACGAAGACCCTCCAAACGTATCAGCTTCCATGGTTCAGTCCCGCTCAACCAACTTTCGTTACTAGCCACCAGACGCCCGTGGTGCATCTTACAGGCTCAACGATACCGAGTCACGGCCAAAGACAAGACTTTTACCAATATGGACAGTATTCTTCGCCATACGGACTTGGAGTACGTGCTGACAATGTCGGAGCAGGAATTGCACCGTCATATACATCACATGTCTCCAATCCGCCCTTATCTGGCTTACCCCAACATTCCCTCGTACCCCTACCTCTGCCCAAACATTCCCTTGGTTCTCCAAGCATGGTGCCGCCCATTACCCCACAGTCAGCTGCGACTAATTCCGCCCCACAACAACCATTTCAAGTCAATCCATTCGTAGCACATCATGGCAGGCctcctttttcaacaacaaactcaCCAAGCCAACTGCCTACAATACTTACGCCGAGAATGGAATCTTCTTCGATGTCGTCAGCTTCCTCAAATGAAATTCCCTCTCCTTATCACAGTTATTCGCATGGCCAACAACCCCAAGACAAAAACAAGAACTACGACCAACATCACAGTAGTTATCCATAG